CGGCAGCGGACTGGTCATCCAGCAGTACCGCTTCGAGGTCGCCTCGCCCACGTACTGCAAGATGGTCTCGCTGTCCGACGTCCTCACGCCGGCCGGGTGGACCACCACCCAGGTCATCTGGGAGCTCCGGATGGAGCAGCTGGACGGTGACAGGCTCCGCTACACCAACACCGTCACCTCGCACCCCACCGACGACTTCATGGTGTTCATCGGTGCCAACGGCCAGACCTTCGAGGAGGCCGCCGCGGCCCGCCAGCAGGCCTCAGGCGAGCACTGCGAGATCGAGACTCCCCACTACGCGCAGAGCATTGCCACGTTCGCGACGGCAGCCGCAGTACCGGCCGCAGCCTGAGAAGACCGTGACCAGCGGCCGGGCGGGCCGCGTGCCCCTCCGGCCGCTGTGGCACGCCCGGCCCCGGCACGCAATGTGCCGGCAACTCGCGCATGCAAGCATGTGCCGAGGAGTCGCTGAAGGGAGCGCACCGACATGGCTGGACTGCGGGTGATCGTCGCCGATGACGACGTCCTCCTTCGGGAGGGCCTGGTGGGAATCCTGTCGCGCTCCGGCATGGACGTGATCGGGCAGGTGGGCGACGCGGAAGAGCTTCTCCGCCTGGTTCGGGCTGACCAGCCGGACGTCGCCGTCATCGACATCCGCATGCCGCCGCACCTCGCCGAGGACGGGCTGGACGCCGCGCTCCAGATCCGACGCGAGCTCCCCGAGGTCAGCCTCCTGCTGCTGTCGGCCCATATCGAGGTCGATCATGCACTCGAGTTGCTCGATGGTGGTCGTGGCGTGGGCTATCTGCTGAAGCACCGCATCACCGATGTCTCGGACTTCCTCGAGTCCCTCGATCGCGTCGCCGACGGTGGCTCCGTGATCGACCCCGCGCTCATCCAGGAGCTCGTCTCCGTGAAGCGACGCGAGAACCCCCTGGCGGCTCTCAGCAGCCGCGAGCGCGAGGTTCTGGTTCTGATGACGGAGGGGTTGTCCAACGCAGGCATCGGACGCAGGCTCTGGATCACCGAAGGCACCGTCGAGAAGCACGTGCGCAGCATCCTGCTGAAGCTGGACCTGCGCGACACTGCGGACGATCACCGTCGGGTCCGTGCGGTGATCCGCTACCTGGACGCGATCGCCTGATCTGCCCGGGCCGAGCTAGTCGACCTGCGCCAGGATGTCGAGCAGCAGCCGCGCGGTGAGCCCGAACTTGGGCACGAACGCGAGCGCTGCGCTGGACTCGACCATGTCCACGAAGTCGTCGACAGGATGCGTCGACGTCAAGATCAGCATCGGCGCCGGTGAGACCTCGTCGCTGAGCGTGCTGACGACGTCGAATCCGCTCTCCCCGCCCAAGTCGACATCGACGAGGGCGATGGTGGGGCGGAGCGCCTGCGCCTGCGCGATCGCGTCCGCGAGTGTCGAGGCTGACCCCGCCACCTCCATCTGA
This is a stretch of genomic DNA from Agromyces sp. SYSU T00194. It encodes these proteins:
- a CDS encoding response regulator, whose amino-acid sequence is MAGLRVIVADDDVLLREGLVGILSRSGMDVIGQVGDAEELLRLVRADQPDVAVIDIRMPPHLAEDGLDAALQIRRELPEVSLLLLSAHIEVDHALELLDGGRGVGYLLKHRITDVSDFLESLDRVADGGSVIDPALIQELVSVKRRENPLAALSSREREVLVLMTEGLSNAGIGRRLWITEGTVEKHVRSILLKLDLRDTADDHRRVRAVIRYLDAIA
- a CDS encoding response regulator; this encodes MDDSPEFCAAVQRMLETAQMEVAGSASTLADAIAQAQALRPTIALVDVDLGGESGFDVVSTLSDEVSPAPMLILTSTHPVDDFVDMVESSAALAFVPKFGLTARLLLDILAQVD